The genomic DNA TTTGAATCGCACAGGACCTCCCCTTCGATTCGAATTTAGGCAACCAACAACGATGACAACTGCGACCGCAACGACCAAGTTAAGCGAAGTTTTAACCGCCGCTCAACTGCCGGCGTTGCCGCAAAGTGCGATCACCTTGTTGCAACTCTCGCAAGATCCCAACAACGGTCCCGCGGAATTCGCTCGCCCGATCGAAGCGGATCCAGGTCTTCTGGGACAGGTGCTCAAGTTCGTCAACTCCGCTTATTTCGGCTTTTCCCGCGAGATCGCCAGCGTCCAACAAGCCCTGACGCTTGTCGGCGTCCGAGCGATCACCAACTTTGCACTTTGGAGTGCTGTCTTCAGCCTGGTACCGAATCCAAAGTTTGGTGCTTTCGATCTGAAGGGACTTTGGCAGGATTCGCTGCGTCGCGGGCTGTTCGCACGCCTGTTGGGCCGCCAGTTAAAACTGCGTGAAGCGGAAGATCTGTTTGCCGGAGCGTTGCTGCAAGACATGGCGATCCCGTTGCTGTTGAAAGAATTGCCCGAACAATACGCGCCGCTGCTGGCTCGCCGCGTAAGCGAAAACGCTCGGCTCAGTAGCCTCGAAAAAGAGTTCTTCGGGTGGGATCATGCCGAAGCCGCCGGCGTGTTGGCTCGCAAGTGGAACCTGCCCGAAGAGTTTGCTGGACTGATGGAAAACCACACGCAATTGGATCATCTGCTCGCTGGCGGCGATTCGCTTCGCGGCCGCGCCTGCGTCGCCTTGGCGTCGTTGTTGCCCAGCTGCAACGATCCGAACTGGAACGAAAAGGACTTGTTCGTCGCCGGCTACCGACAGCTCGTCGGATCGACCGACGACCTCAAATCGCTGCTGCAAGACGTCGATGAGAGCGCCGAAAAATTCGCTCCGCTGCTGAAGCTGCCCGTGCCGCAGGTCAAACTGACCAATCTGGTCTAGTTCGGCCCAACCGGACCGCCGCGATAGATCAAGCACCTAGAAAATAGAGACTCGCTTGATAGGTGATCAGCGCGCCGACGTAAGCGACAAGCGTCATATAGACCAACTGGAACGCGGGCCACTTCCAACCCTTCAACTCGCGTTTCACGACGACCAACGTCGGGAAGCACTGCATCGCGAAGATGTAGAAGATCAACAAGCTCAGGCAGGTCGGCGTCGTAAAGACCAGACTGCCACTGGCGTCGCGAGCCTGGCGCAGCGAACCGAGCAAGCCCTCCTCCTCGTCTCCCGCACCGTACAAAACGGCCAAGGTCGAGACCATTACCTCGCGAGCGGCAAACGAATTGATCACTCCCACGCTCAATCGCCAATCGTAGCCCAGCGGTGCAAAGGCGGGTTGGATGAACTTACCCATCCGGCCAGCGATCGAATATTCGCTCTGCGCCTGAGCCAACATCGTGTCGTAGGCGTCGGCGTCGCCGGTCGCCTCGACTTGACTCAGCTGATCCTGCCAGCTGGTCGGCAGCATCTCAGGAGTCGCTTTGGGATAGGTGGCCAACACCCAGAGGACCAACGAGAAGACTAAGATCGTCGTTCCCGCCTTGCGAACAAACAGACGCGATTGATCCAGGCTGGTCGTCAACGCATTGCGCAGCGACGGCAGGCGATAGGGTGGCAGTTCGATCACCAACGGTTTCGTTTTGCCCGGCAAAATGGTGCGTCGGAAAACGAAACTGATCGCCAAAGCGCCGATGATGGCGATTGCATATGCCGCGGCAAACGTCAGCCCCGCCAAGACGGCGTTGTCAGGGAACATCAACGCCACGACCATCGCAAAGACGGGCAGGCGAGCCGAACAGGTCATCAAAGGAATGATCAGGATCGTGTTCAATCGGTCGCGGCGATCATCGATCACGCGGCTGGACATGATCGCGGGAATCGCACACGCGTGCGCGGCCAGGAAGGGAACAAACGCTTTGCCCGGCAGACCAACACGATACATCAAGCGGTCCATCACAAAAGCGGCTCGCGCAAGATATCCCGAATCTTCCAACAGCGTGATCATAAAGAAGAGGATGAAGATCTGCGGCAGGAAGACCAACATGCCTCCCACGCCACCGATCAATCCTTCGGTGATCAGATCGCGGAAATCGCCTTCGGGCAGAAAGCCGCCGACCAGTTCCGACGTGGAGGCGAACATGCCGTCCAACCAATCCATCGGGAACGAGGCTAACCAGAAGATCAACATGAACACGACCGCCATCAACGTGGCAAAGCAGGCGAGCCCCACCCAGCGATGCGTGACGATCCGGTCGATTTTTTCATTGGTATAGGTCCGCGCGGTCTGTTCCCCTTGCACGCTGCGACGGGTCAGGTCGGTTGCCCAGCGGAAGCGACTGGAATATTGGCATCCGCTGCATCCAGCGCACGCGGCCGCACTGCCGCACGTGCCGGCAACCGGTTGTTTCACCAACGCGTTCAACTTGTTCAACAATTCGTCCAGGTTGCGACCGTGCCGGGCCGCAATCGGGACGACTTCGCATCCCAGTTCTTCGCTCAACTGCTCGACACTGATCTCCAGCCCATTGGCTTCGGCTTCGTCGATCATATTGAGTGCGACGATCGTCGGTCGGCCAAGTTCCAGGATCTGGCTGCCGAAGACGAGGTTGCGGGTCAACTGCGTCGCATCCAAAACCAACACGATCACATCGGGGATTGCTTTGTCCCCCAATTTTCCCATCAACGCATCGCGCGTCACTTCTTCCTCGGGACTGATCCCTTCGAGACTGTAAGCTCCCGGCAGATCGACCAATTGATGGACTTCGCCCTCCAACACGATCGTCGCTTGGCGATGATCGACCGTCGTGCCTGGGAAGTTTGCCGTTTTGGCGCGCAATCCCGTCAACGAATTAAAGAGCGTTGTCTTCCCGGCGTTGGGGTTTCCGACCAAAGCGATCGACATGGACGCTTGGGATGTCTGCCCCAGGACGGGCAACGGAATCGAAGTCGCTTCAGACACGTGGCAGTCCAAATCGAAGGGTTTTGATGGTGGGGGCAAATACTGGAGCAAGCATCGCGATGGTCGCTACAACGCGGCGCCGGCGGCGACCGGTTCGTCTTCGATCATCACATGCGCAGCGATCCGTCGCGAGATACCGATCCGCGTTCCGGCGGACGCCAAAATCAGCGGGTCGCCATTTTGGACGACTTCAACCGTCATCCCTGGGCAGATCCCCAGCGTCCGAATCCGAATCGAATCTTCATCCGATAGATTGAATCGCAGAACCATCCCCGATGAATTGGCTGGTAAATCAGCCAGCGAACGTGCATGCATTGCGTATCTCAACGAAAGAAGGAGTGCCAAGTCGGTGAACGGCTGCTCGCCGCGATGGCTTCTCGAAACTTAAGGTAGGTCGCCCAAACGTCCAACATCTATTGCCAGACGCCGCCGACAGGATGGGTATCGAACACATTCGAGCAAGCCAGCCTCAACGCCGCCACGCTAGATGAGAATCGATATCAATATGCTATCCGCGACGCGTCGGATGTTCAAGACCTCGCGGCACCGAACGCCGCCCGCGGATCTCCCGTGGTTGCGGATTTCCAGCCGATTGCGACAATGAAGGATCGTTATGTAGTCTGCCGCCCTGAACGCTGGAAGCTGTCTTTATGTCGTCTGCCGTCGGAAAAGGATCAAGCTTAATTGATCCAACCTTTCTTTTTGAGTTTTCCGTCGCACTCAAACGAGCGCCGTTGAAGTGGGGCAAGACCGGCGTTCGCCTGGATGAAAGCTATCGCATTCCCGCGTTTGGCACGCTCGCAGGTCGGCCGCACTATGCCGATCTCCGCATGGGATGGAACGAAAACGGGATCGGTTTTCGCGTCGAGGTCGTCGGCAAAGCTCAAATGCCTTGGTGCCGCGAAGCCCGCGTCGAAGAGAGCGATGGGCTGCATCTGTATATCGACACGCGCAACTCACCCGGCATCCACCGCGCCAATCGCTACTGCCATCAATTTGCCTTTTTGCCGATGGGTGCGAGCGTAAAACGGGATCAACCCGTCGCTCGAATGCTCAATATCCATCGAGCTCGCGAACTGCCCACGCCGGTCGATTCCGATGCGTTGCAGGTTCACAGCACGCTGAAAAAGCACGGCTACGAAATGAGCGGCTTGATCCCAGCCAAGGGACTCACCGGATACGACCCCAGCGAATACCCACGGATTAGTTTGTGGTACGCGATCGTCGACCGCGAGATCGGCTGGCAAACGCTCTCTCTTGGCCCCGAATACCCGTGCCAAGAAGATCCCACGCTCTGGGCAACTGCCGAACTGGCGAAAGACTAACAGCGCCACCAGCCCGCCGAAGCTGTGCGTTAAAGCGACGGTGGGCACGCGACACTCTCGAATTCGCCTTCCGTACGGTAAGTGCGAGTCAAACTGCACCTCGTGCAACGTCACTTGCCCACCGAGGCTACAAAATCGTCAACGGGTTGCGGCGTTCTTCCCCCATTGCCGCCGACGTGGTTGCTAGATCCGCCGGATCGTTCGCGCCACGTCGAGGCAGGAACGATCCCATGAAATGGAGAGAGCCTCTCCGCTACGGCTTGCTGAACAGTTCAAATTGAAGCGGATCGTTTGATTCCGGTTTCACCTCTGCCGTCAATCCGCTGGTAATGGCGTCGGCGTATCGTGTTGGGATGAGCGATTTATCCGACGGAGGCTCAGGAGCTTCGGGGTCGAACGGAACGACTTCCATCGCCTGGACACCGACCTTGTAAGAACCTGGTTTTACCCCATCGTTCGGCTCAAACGTACGCAATTGAAAGGTACCATCGGCGCCGATTTGGCCAAAGGCAACCTGACCGGTCGTCCCCTTGGATGTGTCGGGAATAAATTCAACCGTCCCCGTCTGCAACGGTTCACCATCGATGGTCACCTTGCCCGAGACCGGGATCAGCCCAGGATGCCCCGAAGGACCACACCCCACCAGCGCAAAACAACAGGTCGCCACGACACAAACATCGAGCCAAGTTTTAGACAAGCGTTCTATTCTCATTATCGATTCAATTGCAATAGGTTAAAGTGCGCAAAATACCGACTGGCAGTTCGTTGTCCACGAACTGCCAGCAACGGTTTACTCATGATTTCCATACCGATTGTCAAGCAAGTGACAACGTGAGGCTGCACGCTCCGCTACCAGGGCGCGACCGTTTCGTTCCCGCCCTTTGTGCTGATGGCGCGCCAAGTGAGGATATCGACCGTCTCCGCAGCGAACCGAACGCTTCCATCGGCCATCACGATTTGGACCCCGCCTGGATGCTGAGAACTAAATGGCAACAAAGTCCAATCGTTCGCTTGATTGCCGGTATAGGGCGTCAATTGGTTGGGTCCATACCGCGTGCCCCGTGTCGAGCCACTACCTTCCAAATAGATCCCGCCCACCCAAGGACTCCAGCGCGAGTTGACTTTCCAGGTGGACCAACCGATATCCTTCATAATCGTCGGCCGAAATTCGGCATACATCATGGTATTCGTGGTGCCATCGATGACATCTGCCATCCGAGTCTTACTGTTCGCGAAGAACATCCCGTAGCGACTCGAATCGCCCAGAGTCGTCGTCGACTTAAAATTCTGATGCCCGGTCGGATGATAGCCGCCAACAGCTAAGTAGTTACTGATCACAGCATCGAATGATGGATTCGAGCCACCATATTGATAGAACTGGTCCTTACCCGATTCCTCTCCGGCATACGAAGGACACAGATAGGCATCGATCCGTGTCGCGGCAATCTTGTGGTTCACTGGAGCGCAAAAACTGACGTTGAAGTCGACCTGATCGTACAACGGCCCTTGCTCGATGTAGGGCAAGATGTGAACCAACGGTCCAAATTTGTTATCCAAATCGGTCGACGACGATGTGAAAGCGGTTCCAATACTTCCTGGAGGAAATCGCAGGTGCGTGTCGTGGTAGTTGTGCATCGCCAAACCAATCTGCTTCAGATTGTTAGAGCATTGCATTCGCCGAGCGGCCTCACGCGCCGCTTGGACCGCCGGCAACAGCAGCCCCACCAAGATCCCGATGATCGCAATCACTACCAACAGTTCAACCAGCGTAAAACCCTGCGATCGCAGGCCGCCGTTCGATTTCAATCGATTTATCATCTGGCAATCTCCGAATGGTCGAGTGCTCGCAGCGCGAACCCTCCACCAAACTCATACATTGTTAAACCAAGCTAACAGTGAACTCCAATGCGCTACATTTCGATCGAATATCGCATCGACAACGCGCGAGATCTAATTTCCGAACCTGCAGCGGTTCAATCGGAGCACCGTTTTGCGGAAAGATAATTGACACACACAAACTGACTTGGGTGCCAGATTACACATGAAGAAGGGTGAATCTACAGATTTCCCGCAAACCCTTCAAGTTACCATGATAAACAAACCAAACCGGCCCGCACAAATGATCCCCTTCACAGTAACACTGCCGATATATAGACAGCCAAACCATGGTAAACTACACACCCTGTATGCCCAACAATTCAAGTGTTGAGTTTTCCTAAGTAGTGATGTAGGGCAGAGCTTCTGTCGTACGCGATTTAGAGAATCGTCAGTGGGTTGCGGCGTTCTTCGAGAGTGCCTCGGGTGACGCCGACGCGGTTGCTGGCTCGCAATTGCGTCCAGACCTCTTTGCCCGTCACCTCGCCGCGCAACAACTGTTGATACAGTTCGATCGTCCGCGCGATCTCGGGCCCCGTCTCTTCCAACAGCTCGATCCGCATCGCCGCGACGCCGGCGGAGATCAGCGACGGGACGATCTCTGCGGCGCTCTGAGCCGCCGCATTGAAGAGTGTATTGCGGCAAGCGACGTCGGCTTGCAGCGGATGTTCCATCCCCGCCCGATCGCGCAAGTGAACGACATGCCGGTCGCATGGCCTGCCACAGTTGGTCTTGTTGGTTCCCGGTGACAGCACGCTGCAGAAGACACAATGCTCCATGTGGAACATCGGCATGTGTTGGTGCACGACGATCTCCAACCATCCGCTCGGAACCGCTTCGATCAGTTCGGTCAATTGCTGCCGATTCAGATCGTACGACGGAGTGATCCGCGTCGCTCCTTGTGCGATCAAATGATCGGCGGAGATTTCATTGGTCGCGTTCAGCGAAAAGTCGGCGATCACTGGGAAGCCTTCGTTGCGATAATATCGCAGGCCGGCCAAATTGCGAACCAGGTAGCCGTCGGGCTGATGGCGTCGCATCGCGCGGAACAGCCCGAATTCGTCGGGCTTCTGAATCCGCGGCGTCGCCAGCACGATCCTGGCTTCGGCCTGCCGCGCCATCGCCACCGCACCGCGATACTCGCGGATGTCGTGGAAATCGGCATACAGATCCCGCATCCCGGCGTCGATCGCCGACTGCATCTGGTCCATCGTGCGACATAAAATGTGCAGCGTCGGCACGCGGCCCGCTTCGCTCGCTGCTGCGGCTTGCGTTTTCGAAACACTCTGCTGCAGATCGGCCAGCGCCGATTCGCAGTACCGCCGCGGCGGCCGCGCGATCGCTTGAGCTTCCAGCGCCGCGACCAGTTCGCGTCGCAACCGTCCCAACACGCTCAGCGGCAACATTGGACGGCCGACGATCTTGGCCGAGAGCGCCGTCAATTCAAACGCGGTCCCGCCCATCCGCCCCAACTGGGCGTGAAGCGTTGCTTCGTCGATCGGATGCTTGCGAGCTTCGACCATCGCTTGGTCCGATTCGATTTCGACCGGTGCCATGCCAGCCGCTTCGGCGACGACGCGCAGCGGTTGATCGACTGCGGCTGTCACGCGCAAACGCAGCGGACGCCGGCGGACCGGATCGGTTTGCGAATAGCTTCGCTTGAGCTTCTGGTTCAGCTTCGGATCATCGGTCTTCCACATCGCTTGGCCCGGTTCCAGCAGATCGAAATCGATCGCTCCGGTTCCGAACTGCAGTTCGACTCGCGAAGGATCCTCGCGATCCAACGCGCGGACATCGAACAGCCGTCCGCCCTGTTCGGCTTGCTGATCCCGATCGCCATCGAAGACGACCCCATCGCCGCGATTCAGCGGGATCTCCGCGTCGACGATCACGCCGCGACGATTCGTTGCGATCACCGTTCCCGCCCGGACGCCACGCTTAGCGGAACTCTGCCCGGGGACCAAACGCTTGTGCTCGCAACCCTCCAACCAGCCCGGCGAGAAGCCGCGCGAAAAGGAAAGCTCCATCTCGCGGACTTCGGTCTCGGTCAGATGGACCGCGCGGCCTGCCATCGCGTCGTCGATCGCCTTGCGATAATGCCGAACGATGTTGGCGACATATTCGGGCGTCTTCAATCGCCCTTCGATTTTTAGCGAACAGACGCCGGCATCGATCAGGTCGGGGATCAACGCGTATCCCGCCAGATCCTGAGGACTCAACAGATACTTCTGGTCGCCCAGATCGCGGTCCTGGCCATCGACGATCAGCTCGTACGGCAGACGACAGGCTTGCGCGCACTGGCCGCGATTGGCACTGCGGCCCCCCAGCGATTCGCTGGTCAGGCACTGGCCGGAATAGGCGACGCATAACGCGCCGTGAATGAAACACTCCAACGGCATCGTCGTCTTCTGAGCGATCGCCTTGATCTCGCGGACCGACAGTTCGCGGCCGACGACCACGCGTTCGATCCCCAGCGATTCGATCTCGTCGATGCATTGGGCGCTGGTCATCGTCATCTGCGTCGACGCGTGGATCGGCAGGTCGGG from Rosistilla carotiformis includes the following:
- a CDS encoding HDOD domain-containing protein, which codes for MTTATATTKLSEVLTAAQLPALPQSAITLLQLSQDPNNGPAEFARPIEADPGLLGQVLKFVNSAYFGFSREIASVQQALTLVGVRAITNFALWSAVFSLVPNPKFGAFDLKGLWQDSLRRGLFARLLGRQLKLREAEDLFAGALLQDMAIPLLLKELPEQYAPLLARRVSENARLSSLEKEFFGWDHAEAAGVLARKWNLPEEFAGLMENHTQLDHLLAGGDSLRGRACVALASLLPSCNDPNWNEKDLFVAGYRQLVGSTDDLKSLLQDVDESAEKFAPLLKLPVPQVKLTNLV
- a CDS encoding FeoA family protein encodes the protein MHARSLADLPANSSGMVLRFNLSDEDSIRIRTLGICPGMTVEVVQNGDPLILASAGTRIGISRRIAAHVMIEDEPVAAGAAL
- the feoB gene encoding ferrous iron transporter B — translated: MSEATSIPLPVLGQTSQASMSIALVGNPNAGKTTLFNSLTGLRAKTANFPGTTVDHRQATIVLEGEVHQLVDLPGAYSLEGISPEEEVTRDALMGKLGDKAIPDVIVLVLDATQLTRNLVFGSQILELGRPTIVALNMIDEAEANGLEISVEQLSEELGCEVVPIAARHGRNLDELLNKLNALVKQPVAGTCGSAAACAGCSGCQYSSRFRWATDLTRRSVQGEQTARTYTNEKIDRIVTHRWVGLACFATLMAVVFMLIFWLASFPMDWLDGMFASTSELVGGFLPEGDFRDLITEGLIGGVGGMLVFLPQIFILFFMITLLEDSGYLARAAFVMDRLMYRVGLPGKAFVPFLAAHACAIPAIMSSRVIDDRRDRLNTILIIPLMTCSARLPVFAMVVALMFPDNAVLAGLTFAAAYAIAIIGALAISFVFRRTILPGKTKPLVIELPPYRLPSLRNALTTSLDQSRLFVRKAGTTILVFSLVLWVLATYPKATPEMLPTSWQDQLSQVEATGDADAYDTMLAQAQSEYSIAGRMGKFIQPAFAPLGYDWRLSVGVINSFAAREVMVSTLAVLYGAGDEEEGLLGSLRQARDASGSLVFTTPTCLSLLIFYIFAMQCFPTLVVVKRELKGWKWPAFQLVYMTLVAYVGALITYQASLYFLGA
- a CDS encoding DUF1559 domain-containing protein, which encodes MINRLKSNGGLRSQGFTLVELLVVIAIIGILVGLLLPAVQAAREAARRMQCSNNLKQIGLAMHNYHDTHLRFPPGSIGTAFTSSSTDLDNKFGPLVHILPYIEQGPLYDQVDFNVSFCAPVNHKIAATRIDAYLCPSYAGEESGKDQFYQYGGSNPSFDAVISNYLAVGGYHPTGHQNFKSTTTLGDSSRYGMFFANSKTRMADVIDGTTNTMMYAEFRPTIMKDIGWSTWKVNSRWSPWVGGIYLEGSGSTRGTRYGPNQLTPYTGNQANDWTLLPFSSQHPGGVQIVMADGSVRFAAETVDILTWRAISTKGGNETVAPW
- a CDS encoding DOMON domain-containing protein, with translation MSSAVGKGSSLIDPTFLFEFSVALKRAPLKWGKTGVRLDESYRIPAFGTLAGRPHYADLRMGWNENGIGFRVEVVGKAQMPWCREARVEESDGLHLYIDTRNSPGIHRANRYCHQFAFLPMGASVKRDQPVARMLNIHRARELPTPVDSDALQVHSTLKKHGYEMSGLIPAKGLTGYDPSEYPRISLWYAIVDREIGWQTLSLGPEYPCQEDPTLWATAELAKD
- a CDS encoding DUF3656 domain-containing U32 family peptidase, with the translated sequence MSTSSLDRPSPLPPELLAPAGDIDCVRAAIENGADAVYFGLDCGFNARARAHNFGPADLPEVMDLLHSRGLAGYVTLNTLIFPSELPAIADLLRQISDANVDAVLVQDLGLVRLVRQLVPDLPIHASTQMTMTSAQCIDEIESLGIERVVVGRELSVREIKAIAQKTTMPLECFIHGALCVAYSGQCLTSESLGGRSANRGQCAQACRLPYELIVDGQDRDLGDQKYLLSPQDLAGYALIPDLIDAGVCSLKIEGRLKTPEYVANIVRHYRKAIDDAMAGRAVHLTETEVREMELSFSRGFSPGWLEGCEHKRLVPGQSSAKRGVRAGTVIATNRRGVIVDAEIPLNRGDGVVFDGDRDQQAEQGGRLFDVRALDREDPSRVELQFGTGAIDFDLLEPGQAMWKTDDPKLNQKLKRSYSQTDPVRRRPLRLRVTAAVDQPLRVVAEAAGMAPVEIESDQAMVEARKHPIDEATLHAQLGRMGGTAFELTALSAKIVGRPMLPLSVLGRLRRELVAALEAQAIARPPRRYCESALADLQQSVSKTQAAAASEAGRVPTLHILCRTMDQMQSAIDAGMRDLYADFHDIREYRGAVAMARQAEARIVLATPRIQKPDEFGLFRAMRRHQPDGYLVRNLAGLRYYRNEGFPVIADFSLNATNEISADHLIAQGATRITPSYDLNRQQLTELIEAVPSGWLEIVVHQHMPMFHMEHCVFCSVLSPGTNKTNCGRPCDRHVVHLRDRAGMEHPLQADVACRNTLFNAAAQSAAEIVPSLISAGVAAMRIELLEETGPEIARTIELYQQLLRGEVTGKEVWTQLRASNRVGVTRGTLEERRNPLTIL